In Brevibacillus brevis, a genomic segment contains:
- a CDS encoding IS3 family transposase, with the protein MFENLDAGGAAHKYEAIKQVAGEYTTSELCNLFGVSRSGYYAYLKRQQADRDKPVKDLIKVVYKKYDGKYGYRQTQLFLLRDHGVWVNHKKVLRLMQEMKLRSRIRRKYRGHYASTEGGRVAENVMQRNFKADAPNRKWVTDVTQYRVADTWLYLSAIKDLFNNEIVAYHIGVRNDNQLVLRTFEKAFKKTKDVTGLIVHSDQGFQYTSYAYHDMLPKVGAQISMSRRGNCYDNASMESFFSHLKTEGLYPYDIRSVDEAQRRIEEYIQFYNQSRPQRKLKRLTPVEFRRQLSV; encoded by the coding sequence GTGTTTGAAAATCTGGATGCGGGAGGTGCAGCCCATAAGTATGAGGCGATCAAGCAAGTAGCTGGTGAGTATACGACTAGTGAACTTTGCAACCTGTTTGGAGTCTCAAGAAGTGGATACTATGCATACTTGAAACGGCAACAAGCGGACCGGGACAAGCCCGTGAAAGACCTCATCAAAGTAGTTTATAAGAAGTATGATGGTAAATATGGGTATCGACAAACCCAGCTGTTTCTCTTACGAGATCACGGGGTATGGGTCAACCATAAGAAGGTACTACGTCTGATGCAAGAAATGAAGCTCCGTTCTCGAATACGCCGCAAATATCGAGGTCACTATGCTTCAACCGAAGGTGGACGAGTCGCTGAGAATGTGATGCAGCGGAATTTCAAAGCGGATGCACCTAATCGAAAATGGGTAACCGATGTCACACAGTATCGTGTCGCGGATACGTGGCTCTACCTGTCTGCTATTAAGGATTTGTTTAATAATGAGATTGTGGCTTACCACATTGGAGTTCGCAACGACAATCAGTTGGTCCTACGGACCTTTGAGAAAGCCTTTAAAAAGACGAAAGACGTGACTGGACTGATCGTTCACAGCGATCAGGGATTCCAGTACACGTCCTACGCTTACCACGACATGTTGCCGAAGGTTGGCGCCCAAATCAGCATGTCTCGGAGAGGCAACTGTTATGATAATGCCTCGATGGAGAGCTTCTTCTCGCATCTCAAAACGGAAGGGCTCTACCCTTATGATATCCGAAGTGTGGATGAGGCACAAAGGCGAATTGAGGAATATATTCAATTCTACAACCAAAGTCGACCACAACGAAAATTAAAAAGGCTGACGCCTGTTGAATTCAGACGTCAGCTGTCGGTCTAA
- a CDS encoding helix-turn-helix domain-containing protein, giving the protein MVKKGQTFRSYSHELKVEAIRLHIEEGWTYRRIMEHLGIPDRHRLKVWMKKYKQLGEFGLMDQRGRREEYVDQDRYVKKLKRENSMLKKCLKIWMREVQPISMRRSSK; this is encoded by the coding sequence ATGGTGAAAAAGGGGCAAACGTTTAGAAGTTATTCTCACGAATTAAAGGTGGAAGCCATACGACTGCATATCGAAGAAGGATGGACATACCGTCGAATCATGGAGCATCTGGGGATTCCGGACCGCCACCGGCTTAAAGTATGGATGAAAAAATATAAACAGTTAGGCGAATTTGGGTTGATGGATCAACGAGGTAGACGTGAAGAATATGTTGACCAAGATCGATATGTTAAAAAGCTAAAACGAGAGAACTCGATGCTAAAAAAGTGTTTGAAAATCTGGATGCGGGAGGTGCAGCCCATAAGTATGAGGCGATCAAGCAAGTAG
- a CDS encoding YqgQ family protein: MNSRPSDFDLKAFLQRFGLFIYTGDPVGDLLLIEDEIRELYELNVIDRDEFLEAMSAVRSRRKAEDR; this comes from the coding sequence TTGAATTCTCGCCCGAGTGATTTCGATTTGAAGGCGTTTCTTCAGCGCTTTGGTCTGTTCATTTACACGGGTGACCCTGTAGGGGACCTGCTCTTGATCGAGGATGAGATTCGGGAGCTGTACGAATTGAATGTCATCGACAGGGATGAGTTTCTGGAGGCGATGTCTGCGGTACGCAGCAGACGGAAAGCAGAAGATAGATGA
- a CDS encoding MFS transporter translates to MNKKHLALLFLIAFLTMLGFGIIIPILPYFAEKLGASSLQIGVLFASYNIMQLVFAPIWGAVSDRIGRKPLVAFGLFGFSITFILFGLAESYTAMLSYRILGGIVSAAAMPTVTAMVADLFPSEERAKGMGVIGAGIGLSFVFGPVIGGLLSGFGFAVPFFASGGVALLTFFVILFALPESLPKEKRTGNAARPAGNPFVSLFGSLSLLYGILFIVSFAFSGLETTFALFINDLYGYTSKDLGYMFLVMGIIAAIVQGGLIGRLVKKLGEAAVLTLGMILYGIGFFAIPLSGNFWVLALILSLFGAGQGMIRATATAMITQRTTQGQGVTTGAVSSMDSLGRILGPLAGGAVYQFTYSGPFLLGGVLMVLILLWFRSSYKRLPEASSQA, encoded by the coding sequence GTGAATAAGAAGCACCTGGCCCTCTTGTTCCTGATTGCTTTTCTCACCATGTTGGGCTTTGGCATCATTATCCCGATCCTGCCTTACTTCGCAGAAAAGCTGGGGGCATCCTCCCTCCAAATCGGCGTCCTGTTCGCCAGCTACAATATCATGCAGTTGGTCTTCGCTCCCATCTGGGGCGCTGTCTCGGACCGGATCGGGCGCAAACCGCTTGTAGCATTTGGTCTCTTCGGCTTTTCCATCACCTTTATCCTGTTTGGATTGGCGGAGAGTTATACGGCCATGCTGTCCTACCGGATCCTCGGCGGAATCGTCTCGGCCGCTGCCATGCCGACGGTCACGGCCATGGTAGCTGATCTGTTTCCTTCTGAGGAGCGCGCCAAAGGCATGGGTGTCATCGGGGCCGGGATCGGGCTCAGCTTTGTCTTCGGTCCTGTCATCGGAGGCCTGCTCAGCGGATTCGGCTTCGCGGTTCCGTTTTTCGCGTCCGGCGGTGTGGCCTTGCTCACGTTTTTCGTGATCCTGTTCGCCCTGCCGGAAAGCCTGCCCAAGGAAAAACGGACCGGGAACGCAGCGCGGCCTGCTGGCAATCCGTTCGTGTCGCTGTTCGGCTCGCTCTCCCTGCTGTACGGCATCCTGTTTATCGTGTCGTTCGCCTTCTCGGGACTGGAGACGACATTTGCCCTGTTCATCAACGACCTGTACGGCTACACTTCCAAAGACCTGGGCTACATGTTCCTCGTCATGGGGATCATCGCGGCGATCGTCCAGGGCGGCTTGATCGGCAGACTGGTCAAAAAGCTGGGGGAAGCCGCCGTACTGACACTGGGGATGATCCTGTACGGCATCGGATTTTTCGCCATCCCGCTTTCGGGCAACTTCTGGGTGCTCGCCCTCATCCTCTCCCTGTTCGGGGCCGGTCAAGGGATGATCCGGGCGACTGCTACCGCCATGATTACCCAGCGGACGACGCAAGGCCAAGGCGTCACGACCGGGGCGGTCAGCTCGATGGACAGCCTCGGCCGCATCCTCGGACCCTTGGCAGGAGGCGCGGTGTACCAGTTCACTTACAGCGGCCCGTTCCTTTTGGGCGGCGTCCTGATGGTACTCATTCTGCTGTGGTTCCGCAGCAGCTACAAGCGGCTGCCGGAAGCGAGCTCGCAAGCGTGA
- a CDS encoding cytidine deaminase has protein sequence MSIKEDREKDVELIEAAKQMLKSRFREGKHHVGAAVRTKSGNIYAAVNLDAYIGRVAVCAEAIAMGKAVSEGEEELLAIAAVYADSPEADPHLVSPCGMCRELISDYGEQIQVIMPDGPGLFRKKGIMELLPEKYTRE, from the coding sequence ATGAGCATCAAAGAGGATAGGGAAAAGGATGTCGAACTGATCGAGGCAGCGAAGCAGATGCTCAAGTCCCGCTTCCGTGAGGGAAAACACCATGTGGGAGCGGCTGTTCGGACGAAGAGCGGAAACATCTACGCAGCCGTCAATCTCGATGCGTATATCGGCAGAGTGGCGGTCTGCGCCGAAGCAATCGCCATGGGCAAGGCTGTATCGGAAGGCGAAGAGGAGCTTCTGGCAATCGCGGCCGTGTACGCCGACTCGCCAGAAGCGGACCCTCATCTCGTCTCACCGTGTGGCATGTGTCGAGAGTTGATCAGCGATTACGGCGAACAAATCCAGGTGATCATGCCGGACGGTCCGGGCCTGTTTCGCAAGAAGGGCATCATGGAACTGCTGCCGGAAAAATACACGAGGGAATAG
- the abc-f gene encoding ribosomal protection-like ABC-F family protein, whose amino-acid sequence MILVATKHIQKSYGADPVLQDVTLEIKAGERVGIVGPNGAGKTTLFKLLAGIETPDAGELYRAKGKVWAYLPQTPDYPEQWRAQDVIASAFAEIIQLQEEMRSLERQMSEAADSAAKLERLMLRYQKLQEAFEQQDGYHWETKLAQVTEGLGISAEHLATPFVLLSGGEKTKVGLAKLLCQRSDVLLLDEPTNHLDVESMEWLESFLQSYPGTVLIISHDRYFLDAVVTSIHHVDGGETEYYIGNYSAFVKEREERLLRQFAAYQEQQKQIKKMKEAIKRLKEWGNRSNPPNEAFHRRAKSMEKALARIERIERPRLEADRMGLAFQKTERSGQDVLVASGVHKAYGAKTLFADAGFLLRYGERKALLGPNGCGKSTLIKMLLGEVEPDAGTLKIGSNVKVGYLSQQALEGDQNLRVIDVFRDVALVTEAEARHLLARFLFYGEHVFKRIGQLSGGERMRLRLAQLMHQEINLLVLDEPTNHLDIEARETLEEALADFAGSLFIVSHDRYFLQKMADGVFWVEDGRLVHDVGTYEEAREKQKQRQLAKAKALDAKAAAPSVKKEPVLTRAADSPKRPNPYKMAELEQTIARLESEIGELHARLAAGGESYQQLLEWQEESERLLQQLDEHYQSWLAMQEIV is encoded by the coding sequence ATGATACTAGTCGCGACCAAACATATTCAAAAATCGTACGGGGCAGATCCCGTATTGCAGGACGTCACCCTCGAGATCAAGGCCGGAGAGCGGGTCGGGATCGTCGGGCCGAACGGAGCGGGAAAAACGACGCTCTTCAAGCTGCTGGCAGGCATCGAGACTCCCGATGCGGGTGAGCTGTATCGGGCCAAAGGAAAAGTGTGGGCGTATTTGCCGCAAACGCCGGACTATCCGGAGCAGTGGCGGGCGCAGGACGTCATTGCCAGCGCCTTTGCCGAGATCATCCAGCTGCAGGAGGAAATGCGCAGCCTGGAGAGGCAGATGAGCGAGGCGGCCGACTCCGCAGCAAAGCTGGAGCGGCTCATGCTGCGCTACCAAAAGCTGCAGGAGGCATTCGAGCAGCAGGACGGCTATCATTGGGAGACCAAGCTGGCCCAAGTGACGGAGGGCCTCGGCATTTCCGCCGAACATTTGGCGACGCCGTTTGTCCTCCTGAGCGGCGGGGAGAAAACGAAAGTCGGGCTTGCCAAGCTCCTTTGCCAGCGAAGCGACGTGCTATTGCTTGACGAGCCGACCAACCATCTGGACGTAGAGTCCATGGAATGGCTGGAAAGCTTTTTGCAGAGCTATCCCGGTACCGTCTTGATCATTTCCCACGACCGCTACTTTCTTGATGCGGTCGTAACCTCGATCCATCATGTCGACGGGGGCGAAACGGAGTATTACATCGGCAACTACAGCGCCTTCGTCAAAGAACGGGAGGAGCGGCTCCTGAGGCAGTTCGCGGCCTATCAGGAACAGCAAAAGCAGATTAAAAAAATGAAGGAAGCCATCAAGCGGCTGAAGGAATGGGGCAACCGGTCCAATCCGCCGAACGAAGCGTTTCACCGTCGGGCCAAGAGCATGGAGAAAGCATTGGCCCGCATTGAGCGCATCGAAAGGCCGCGGCTGGAGGCCGACCGCATGGGGCTTGCTTTCCAAAAGACCGAGCGCAGCGGTCAGGACGTGCTGGTGGCATCCGGTGTGCACAAGGCGTACGGGGCCAAGACACTGTTTGCCGACGCGGGTTTTCTCCTGCGCTACGGGGAGCGCAAAGCGCTGCTCGGCCCCAACGGCTGCGGCAAATCCACCCTGATCAAGATGCTGCTGGGAGAGGTAGAACCGGATGCTGGCACCCTGAAGATCGGCAGCAACGTGAAGGTCGGGTACTTGTCCCAGCAGGCGCTGGAAGGAGACCAAAATCTTCGGGTCATCGATGTGTTCCGGGACGTGGCTCTGGTCACGGAAGCGGAGGCGCGGCATCTCCTGGCACGCTTCCTGTTCTACGGGGAGCACGTGTTCAAGCGGATCGGGCAGCTCAGCGGGGGCGAACGGATGCGCCTGCGGCTGGCCCAGTTGATGCACCAGGAGATCAACCTGCTGGTGCTGGACGAACCGACCAACCATCTGGATATCGAGGCGCGGGAGACACTGGAAGAAGCGCTGGCAGACTTCGCCGGATCGCTGTTTATCGTCTCCCACGACCGCTACTTTCTGCAAAAGATGGCCGACGGCGTATTTTGGGTGGAAGACGGTCGATTGGTCCACGATGTCGGGACGTACGAAGAGGCCAGGGAGAAGCAAAAGCAGCGGCAACTGGCAAAAGCGAAGGCGCTGGATGCGAAAGCCGCTGCGCCTTCTGTGAAAAAAGAGCCGGTGTTGACCCGTGCGGCCGATTCGCCCAAGCGTCCCAACCCGTACAAGATGGCTGAACTGGAGCAAACGATCGCGCGGCTGGAGAGCGAAATCGGCGAGCTCCATGCCCGCCTGGCCGCCGGGGGCGAGAGCTACCAGCAGCTGCTCGAGTGGCAGGAGGAAAGCGAGCGGCTCTTGCAGCAGCTTGACGAGCATTACCAGTCGTGGCTGGCGATGCAGGAAATCGTATAG
- a CDS encoding stalk domain-containing protein, producing the protein MKAKQWIAAALGVQLLAAYPAAAAPAASPSHAATFAANVYVNGEEMSLLQAPILVGQRTYVAAEDAARILEAEWARSQNTGVLKLSDQQSYTFGLADGKVTVNGKAVKDGQGAVVQSGRVFLPLRWLVEQAGGKIAWNAEKRAVEVMAAEHEGGLVLLTADQLTKEEQAYVESVRQKQGIYHQGNLYVIARGESPNPGYGLQVTHTQWSWEQLIVYVKLTKPEPGKMYTQAITYPYIVAKADLPSYTTVVFLDADTKKPLFAPQQ; encoded by the coding sequence ATGAAAGCGAAGCAATGGATAGCAGCCGCCCTGGGAGTGCAGTTGCTTGCGGCATATCCGGCAGCGGCTGCCCCCGCTGCCTCTCCCTCGCATGCAGCGACCTTTGCTGCGAACGTGTACGTCAATGGCGAGGAAATGAGCTTGTTGCAGGCACCCATTCTCGTCGGACAGCGTACGTATGTGGCAGCCGAGGATGCGGCCCGAATCCTGGAAGCGGAATGGGCCCGAAGCCAGAACACCGGCGTGCTGAAGCTGTCGGATCAGCAGTCGTATACGTTTGGGCTGGCAGATGGGAAAGTGACTGTAAACGGAAAGGCGGTAAAAGACGGGCAAGGAGCCGTCGTTCAGAGCGGACGTGTCTTTCTGCCGCTGAGGTGGCTCGTCGAGCAGGCGGGCGGCAAAATCGCGTGGAATGCCGAGAAAAGGGCGGTGGAAGTCATGGCAGCCGAGCACGAAGGCGGTCTGGTACTGCTGACCGCAGACCAGCTGACGAAAGAGGAGCAGGCGTACGTAGAATCGGTCAGACAAAAACAAGGGATCTATCATCAAGGCAACCTGTACGTCATTGCCCGCGGCGAGTCGCCGAATCCCGGCTACGGCTTGCAGGTGACCCACACGCAGTGGAGCTGGGAGCAGCTCATCGTCTACGTCAAACTGACCAAGCCGGAGCCCGGAAAAATGTACACGCAAGCGATCACCTATCCGTACATTGTGGCGAAAGCAGACCTGCCTTCTTATACAACGGTGGTATTTCTGGATGCGGACACGAAAAAGCCGCTGTTTGCGCCGCAGCAGTAG
- a CDS encoding AEC family transporter yields the protein MEFQTLTQSILIMAVIIGIGSLIGYRQPLTAESRSLVITIIVNVAMPCIILDGIFQTPIDANTLSQIFSIFIISILLNCLGIAIGWTSARTLPLSAKKRREIAILSALGNTGFIGLPLCAALFGPKGALLAAIFDAGVDVVLWTVAVMMLQDKAAFSLKGLKTLINIPMIAIIVGLGSALIGFAPPEPVKQLFGTLSKLASPLAMMYIGMLLPMFLKGKPQVSLPLLGMPIALKLIVFPLLAALLLSVFSIDKDISSVALIQVAMPTLTLASILFGRYKADEEMGAMTTVFSTLLALLSIPAVVLMGSWFLH from the coding sequence ATGGAATTTCAGACGCTGACTCAATCGATCCTGATTATGGCCGTCATCATCGGCATCGGTAGCCTGATTGGCTACCGCCAGCCTTTGACGGCCGAGTCCCGCAGTCTCGTCATCACCATCATCGTGAATGTGGCGATGCCCTGCATTATTCTTGACGGGATTTTTCAGACGCCGATCGACGCCAATACGTTGTCGCAAATATTTTCAATTTTCATCATTTCCATTCTATTAAACTGCCTCGGTATTGCGATTGGATGGACGAGTGCGCGGACGCTCCCCCTCTCTGCGAAGAAGCGGCGGGAGATCGCGATCCTGTCCGCACTCGGCAACACCGGATTCATCGGGCTGCCGCTATGCGCCGCCCTGTTCGGGCCCAAGGGTGCGCTGCTTGCGGCGATCTTTGACGCCGGAGTGGACGTCGTCCTGTGGACTGTAGCGGTGATGATGCTCCAGGATAAAGCAGCGTTTTCTTTAAAGGGCCTCAAGACGCTGATCAACATCCCGATGATCGCCATCATCGTCGGCCTTGGCTCGGCCCTGATCGGATTTGCTCCGCCCGAACCCGTCAAGCAGTTGTTCGGGACGCTGTCCAAGCTCGCCTCTCCGCTGGCCATGATGTATATCGGCATGCTGCTCCCGATGTTTTTGAAGGGCAAACCGCAGGTCTCCCTGCCGCTGCTCGGCATGCCAATCGCCTTGAAGCTGATCGTCTTTCCATTGCTTGCGGCGCTGCTTTTGTCCGTGTTTTCGATCGACAAAGACATCTCCAGTGTCGCGTTGATCCAGGTCGCGATGCCGACACTGACACTCGCCTCCATATTGTTCGGCCGCTACAAGGCGGATGAAGAGATGGGGGCGATGACGACGGTTTTCTCGACGCTGCTGGCCTTGCTCTCGATCCCTGCGGTGGTGCTGATGGGCAGCTGGTTTTTGCATTGA
- a CDS encoding amino acid ABC transporter substrate-binding protein, with translation MKKLIFSALISSMLLGIVGCGTSNAPSQPNNAAPADQAASQSLLEKVKADKKLVIGTEGTYSPFTFHDQSGKLTGYDVEVAAEVAKRLGVEPVFQETQWDAMFAGLDSKRFDVIANQVGIRPDRQEKYDFSKPYSVSHAVLVTNKNNTTVKDFKDIKGLKAGQSMTSNYADLARSNGAEIVAVDSFNQAMDLIATGRVDVVLNDNLTVLDYLKQKPDTPIKVVAKNEEGQPTAFMFRKGSTDLSDAMSKALDDMRQDGTLKAISEKWFGEDISK, from the coding sequence ATGAAAAAGTTGATTTTCTCCGCTTTAATCTCTAGCATGCTACTGGGAATTGTCGGCTGCGGCACGTCCAATGCCCCATCCCAGCCAAATAACGCCGCTCCTGCCGATCAGGCAGCATCCCAAAGCCTGCTCGAAAAAGTGAAAGCCGACAAGAAGCTCGTCATCGGGACAGAGGGTACATACTCTCCCTTTACTTTCCACGATCAGTCCGGCAAACTGACCGGCTACGACGTGGAAGTGGCGGCAGAGGTCGCCAAGCGCCTCGGTGTGGAACCGGTCTTCCAGGAAACGCAATGGGATGCCATGTTTGCCGGGCTTGACTCCAAGCGCTTCGACGTCATCGCCAACCAGGTGGGCATTCGCCCTGACCGCCAGGAAAAATACGATTTCTCCAAGCCTTATTCCGTGTCCCACGCCGTTCTGGTCACAAACAAAAACAATACGACCGTGAAAGACTTCAAAGACATCAAAGGTCTGAAAGCCGGCCAGTCGATGACGAGCAACTACGCAGACCTCGCCCGTTCCAACGGCGCGGAAATCGTCGCCGTCGACAGCTTCAACCAGGCGATGGACCTGATCGCTACGGGCCGCGTCGACGTCGTGCTCAACGACAACCTGACCGTGCTCGACTACTTGAAGCAAAAACCGGATACGCCGATCAAAGTCGTGGCGAAAAACGAAGAAGGACAGCCGACCGCCTTCATGTTCCGCAAGGGCAGCACCGATCTGTCCGACGCGATGAGCAAAGCGCTGGATGACATGCGCCAGGACGGAACGCTGAAAGCCATCTCCGAAAAATGGTTCGGGGAAGACATCTCCAAATAA
- a CDS encoding amino acid ABC transporter substrate-binding protein produces the protein MKKGLFSVIVSTLVFALAGCGAAPTSQPQQSQGSSTPASAETKQEQNLLDKVKADGKLLIGTEGTYAPFTFHDQSGKLTGYDVDVVTEVAKRIGVEPVFQETQWDAMFAGLDSKRFDVVANQVGIRPDRQEKYDFSKAYTVSTAVLVTHKDNTTVKGFEDIKGLKAGQTLTSNLTDIAKKNGAEIVGVEGFNQAIDLLVSKRVDVTINDGLSLLDFLKQKPDTPIKIVAKDPNVAENGFMFRKGNPELVEAFNKALDDMTKDGTLKKISEKWFGADVSQ, from the coding sequence ATGAAAAAAGGTTTATTCTCTGTAATCGTCTCCACACTCGTCTTCGCATTAGCGGGCTGCGGAGCTGCTCCAACCAGCCAGCCGCAGCAAAGCCAAGGATCGTCAACCCCTGCTTCTGCCGAGACCAAACAGGAACAGAACTTGCTCGATAAAGTAAAAGCAGACGGCAAGCTGCTGATCGGCACCGAGGGAACATACGCCCCCTTCACCTTCCACGACCAGTCGGGCAAACTGACCGGCTATGATGTGGATGTCGTGACGGAGGTGGCCAAACGCATCGGCGTGGAGCCGGTCTTCCAGGAAACGCAGTGGGATGCCATGTTCGCCGGTCTCGACTCCAAGCGGTTCGACGTGGTCGCCAACCAGGTGGGCATTCGTCCGGATCGCCAGGAAAAATACGACTTTTCCAAGGCTTATACCGTCTCTACGGCAGTCCTTGTCACGCACAAAGACAACACGACCGTGAAAGGCTTTGAGGATATCAAAGGCTTGAAAGCCGGGCAGACGCTCACCAGCAACTTGACAGACATCGCGAAGAAGAACGGCGCGGAAATCGTCGGGGTCGAAGGCTTCAACCAGGCGATTGACCTGCTCGTCTCCAAGCGTGTCGACGTCACGATCAACGACGGCCTCTCGCTCCTGGACTTCCTCAAGCAGAAGCCGGATACGCCGATCAAGATCGTCGCCAAGGATCCGAACGTCGCGGAAAACGGGTTCATGTTCCGCAAAGGCAATCCGGAGCTGGTCGAAGCCTTCAACAAAGCGCTGGATGACATGACAAAAGACGGCACGCTCAAAAAAATCTCCGAGAAATGGTTTGGTGCAGATGTCTCTCAGTAA
- a CDS encoding amino acid ABC transporter permease, whose product MSLSNFFDNPERLDRWISIAQSSFLPLVKGALLYSITLAIASFFIGLIIAVFTALARISGIKVLSAIARIYVSIVRGTPLLVQLFIIFFGLPSIGIMIDPIPSAIIGFSLSVGAYSSEIVRAAILSIPKGQWEAAYSIGMSYRQALQRVVLPQAARVSIPPLSNSFISLVKDTSLAAAILVPEMFRKAQEIVASTYEPLLVYSEAALIYWVICFVLSIIQDRLENRLDRYV is encoded by the coding sequence ATGTCTCTCAGTAACTTTTTTGACAATCCAGAACGCCTGGACCGTTGGATCTCAATCGCGCAAAGCTCCTTTCTCCCTCTGGTGAAAGGAGCCTTGCTCTATTCTATTACCCTTGCCATTGCGTCCTTTTTCATCGGTCTGATCATCGCGGTTTTTACCGCACTCGCCCGGATTTCCGGCATCAAGGTGCTGTCCGCCATCGCCAGGATCTACGTCTCTATCGTTCGCGGCACGCCGCTGCTCGTGCAGCTGTTCATCATCTTTTTCGGCTTGCCCAGCATCGGCATCATGATCGATCCGATCCCGTCCGCTATCATCGGCTTTTCGCTCAGTGTAGGAGCGTACTCCTCCGAGATCGTGCGCGCAGCGATTTTATCGATCCCCAAAGGACAGTGGGAAGCGGCCTACTCCATCGGGATGAGCTACCGCCAGGCACTTCAGCGGGTCGTCCTGCCGCAAGCGGCTCGTGTATCCATCCCGCCGCTGTCCAACTCCTTTATCAGCCTGGTCAAGGACACCTCGCTTGCTGCGGCGATCCTCGTGCCCGAGATGTTCCGCAAAGCGCAGGAGATCGTGGCATCCACGTACGAACCGCTCCTGGTCTATTCCGAGGCGGCACTTATCTACTGGGTGATTTGCTTCGTGCTTTCGATCATTCAGGACCGCCTCGAAAACAGGCTGGACCGCTATGTATAA
- a CDS encoding amino acid ABC transporter ATP-binding protein has translation MISITELHKQFQHLHVLKGISLNVDKGKVIVIIGPSGSGKTTLLRCLNALEIPTSGTVRIGEVKLDFSQKVERSQLPLLRKQTGMVFQNYNLFPHMTALENVMEGPVTVKKESKEKARAKASTLLAKVGLGDKLDHYPAQLSGGQQQRVGIARALAMDPQVMLFDEPTSALDPELVGEVLKVMKELALEGMTMVVVTHEMGFAREVADEVIFMDQGVVVEQGSPEQLFTQPREERTRQFLQHLK, from the coding sequence ATGATTTCCATCACGGAATTGCACAAGCAATTTCAGCACCTGCACGTGTTGAAAGGAATCTCCCTGAATGTGGACAAAGGCAAAGTAATCGTGATCATCGGCCCCTCGGGCTCCGGGAAGACGACGCTGCTCCGCTGTCTGAACGCCTTGGAAATCCCGACGAGCGGCACGGTCCGGATCGGCGAGGTCAAGCTCGATTTCTCCCAGAAGGTAGAGCGCTCGCAGCTTCCCCTGCTGCGGAAGCAAACCGGGATGGTTTTTCAAAACTACAATCTGTTCCCCCATATGACCGCGTTGGAAAACGTCATGGAGGGACCGGTGACGGTAAAGAAAGAAAGCAAGGAAAAAGCGAGAGCGAAAGCTTCCACCCTGCTCGCCAAAGTCGGTTTGGGAGACAAGCTGGACCACTACCCGGCCCAGCTCTCGGGCGGCCAGCAGCAGCGAGTCGGCATCGCCCGCGCCCTCGCCATGGATCCGCAGGTCATGCTCTTTGACGAGCCCACCTCCGCCCTCGACCCCGAGCTCGTGGGAGAAGTCCTGAAAGTCATGAAGGAGCTGGCTCTGGAAGGAATGACCATGGTGGTAGTCACGCACGAGATGGGCTTTGCGCGGGAGGTAGCGGATGAAGTCATCTTCATGGACCAAGGGGTCGTCGTGGAGCAAGGCTCTCCGGAACAGCTGTTCACGCAGCCGCGCGAGGAGCGTACCCGGCAATTTTTGCAGCACTTGAAGTAA
- a CDS encoding nitroreductase yields MSISRVIRERRSIKNGYKPDAVPESLVLELLNDAVYAPNHGLREPWRFLFVSTENKEAFIERMLPQFAPDQQAKRRELFSEPAAFLIVIMKQDPRQKQWEEDFGATCALIQNFQLLAWERGLGVVWKTNPHNWDPKVHQVLGVQPGEKIVGFLHLGFFDPAAVPDPRPRTPAEQKFTRFQ; encoded by the coding sequence ATGTCCATATCCAGAGTTATCCGCGAGCGCCGCTCGATCAAAAACGGTTACAAGCCGGATGCCGTCCCCGAATCGCTCGTTCTCGAGCTATTGAATGACGCCGTGTACGCTCCGAATCACGGCTTGCGCGAGCCGTGGCGCTTCTTGTTCGTATCCACGGAAAACAAGGAGGCGTTTATCGAGCGGATGCTGCCGCAGTTCGCCCCGGACCAGCAGGCAAAGCGCCGGGAGCTGTTCAGCGAGCCCGCCGCCTTTTTGATCGTCATCATGAAGCAGGATCCTCGTCAAAAGCAATGGGAGGAAGACTTTGGCGCGACCTGCGCCTTGATTCAAAACTTCCAGCTGCTAGCTTGGGAGCGCGGCCTCGGCGTCGTGTGGAAAACGAACCCGCACAACTGGGATCCGAAAGTTCACCAAGTATTGGGCGTACAGCCGGGTGAAAAGATCGTGGGATTCCTGCACCTTGGCTTCTTCGATCCGGCTGCCGTCCCTGACCCGCGACCGCGTACGCCGGCCGAGCAAAAGTTCACCCGTTTTCAATAG